From Candidatus Manganitrophus morganii, the proteins below share one genomic window:
- a CDS encoding YifB family Mg chelatase-like AAA ATPase, which produces MLSKIFSAVLYGIEAQPIDVEVDLSQGLPLLNIVGLPDLAVKESKDRVRSAIKNTGFHFPIKKITINLAPADLKKEGAAFDLPMALGILAADGVLKEDRLGHYLIVGELSLDGRIKEIKGTLAMAILAKRAGKRGLVVPAKNGPEAAVVSGIEVLGVETLPQVVEFLNGQLPLSPVETPLSPLFAEQALYAEDFSEVRGQAHAKRALEIAAAGGHNILMVGPPGSGKTMLAKRFPTILPNMSFEESLETTLVHSIFGLLTEKPLIVARPFRSPHHTVSDAGLIGGGQLPRPGEVSLAHNGVLFLDELPEFKRNVLEVLRQPLEEGRVTIARASASLTYPSQFMLVAAMNPCPCGYLTDPTRSCSCTPVAIQRYRAKVSGPLLDRIDLHIEVPAVPFRDLTTETQDESSEIIRKRVLAAREVQRARYEKDGIRCNAQLRPRQIKKYCPIDEPSRRLVEMAMERLGLSARAYNRILKVARSIADLEQRERISATDIAEAVQYRSLDRKTFGG; this is translated from the coding sequence ATGCTCTCAAAGATCTTCAGTGCCGTCCTGTATGGAATCGAGGCCCAGCCGATCGACGTGGAGGTCGATCTATCTCAGGGCCTTCCGCTGCTGAATATCGTCGGCCTTCCCGACCTTGCGGTCAAAGAGAGCAAAGACCGCGTCCGCTCCGCCATCAAGAACACCGGCTTCCACTTTCCCATCAAGAAAATCACGATCAACTTGGCCCCGGCCGATCTTAAGAAAGAAGGCGCCGCCTTCGATCTGCCGATGGCGCTCGGCATTCTCGCCGCCGACGGGGTGCTGAAAGAAGACCGGCTCGGCCATTACCTGATCGTCGGAGAGTTGTCGCTCGACGGCCGGATCAAGGAGATCAAGGGGACATTGGCGATGGCGATCTTGGCGAAGCGGGCCGGAAAGCGCGGCCTGGTCGTGCCCGCGAAAAACGGTCCCGAAGCGGCGGTCGTCTCTGGAATCGAAGTCCTCGGGGTCGAGACGCTTCCGCAGGTGGTCGAATTCCTCAACGGCCAGCTTCCCCTCTCGCCGGTCGAGACCCCCCTCTCCCCCCTCTTTGCCGAGCAGGCGCTTTATGCAGAGGATTTTTCAGAGGTCCGCGGCCAGGCGCACGCGAAGCGGGCGTTGGAGATCGCGGCCGCCGGCGGCCACAACATTTTGATGGTCGGTCCCCCCGGCTCCGGAAAAACGATGCTCGCGAAGCGTTTCCCGACGATCCTTCCGAACATGAGCTTCGAGGAGTCGCTGGAGACGACGCTGGTTCACAGCATCTTCGGTCTTCTCACCGAGAAGCCGTTGATCGTCGCCCGCCCCTTCCGCTCCCCGCACCATACCGTCTCCGACGCCGGCTTGATCGGCGGCGGGCAACTCCCGCGGCCCGGCGAGGTGAGCCTGGCCCACAACGGGGTTCTTTTTTTGGATGAGCTGCCGGAGTTTAAGCGCAACGTCTTGGAGGTATTACGGCAGCCCTTGGAGGAAGGAAGGGTCACAATCGCGCGCGCGAGCGCATCGTTGACTTATCCGTCACAGTTCATGTTGGTGGCGGCAATGAATCCCTGCCCCTGCGGTTACCTGACCGATCCCACCCGAAGCTGCTCCTGCACGCCGGTCGCGATCCAGCGCTACCGCGCCAAGGTCTCCGGCCCCTTGCTCGACCGGATCGACCTGCATATCGAAGTCCCCGCCGTTCCGTTCCGCGATCTGACGACCGAGACCCAAGATGAAAGCTCCGAGATCATCCGCAAGCGGGTCCTCGCCGCGCGCGAGGTCCAGCGGGCGCGCTATGAGAAGGATGGAATCCGCTGCAATGCGCAGTTGCGGCCGAGACAGATCAAGAAATACTGTCCGATCGACGAGCCTTCCCGGCGCTTGGTGGAGATGGCGATGGAGCGGCTGGGTCTCTCCGCCCGCGCGTACAATCGCATTTTAAAAGTGGCCCGCTCGATCGCCGACCTGGAGCAGCGCGAGCGGATCTCGGCGACCGACATCGCCGAGGCGGTGCAATACCGGAGCTTGGATCGGAAGACGTTCGGGGGGTAA
- a CDS encoding DEAD/DEAH box helicase, protein MKMRFLEKVGIDTDVIPIWEKRYGPELLPVQEKAIQHTSLLQGGNLVVFAPTTSGKTFIAEILSIFAIRKGKRVFYLVPTKSLAEEKFAQFREAYRSLGIVTAISTRDHREWDAAILSKGFDIAIVVYEKLQSLLVTRPCLLEEVGVVILDELQMIADEERGPTIELLLTKLLHARVRPQFLGLSAVLGEGEALARWLQADLLIEEKRPVELRKGIFCRGIFSYREHNSGKEGEELWKEMRGEEEIDLMVPLASFLGGEREESTLLFLKDKPTVERVAVKIGEQVGLAPAEEAVEELLALEETTARDFLIRLLRKGIGIHHADLPLEQRQVIERHFRMGAIRILASTSTLAMGINCPAKNVLIESRQWHYFRRYHGTDTRPLPRSLHENMAGRGGRYGYIGDFGRAILVTHSSFRKKVWMDQYIAGMIEPLEPALRMEEIEEILLNLVASGEAATSKELAGFLKSTYTAQRRWGEKTDGLEPLIESAVEKCQNQGALQAVGEDRVVATEQGKITVLKGIRLATAVEISRWIKATDPSRLTEIEILYALALTEDAKRIYVPLPYRERRARNYPTLLRKEIAHQQEGGKSIFQPRSDAVRPSEAEEARAVKKALILREWITSRSTVEIEQSYDIHAGAISRIGEAFSRLAEAASALAREIGWTPETVRSLSELSERLLQGVTAQGLALSRIRIRGLSRTAIARLVREGYDSPEALFSLPIEILEKYLSERVAAALSLSPLENDPIQQEIPDFHRQRDHAREPSPGYPRRSEASPVLSIDLDQQLITYKEIRVELSSYPFKLLAALARTPGRVVNKVTLYDALYGSAEKEDEDDRPYERQLADHKRKILAQIRKAVGNQKKRVILSEEIENLIAVRRGVGYTLNLNHTEVSIHKEAALQ, encoded by the coding sequence GAAACGGGTCTTCTATCTGGTCCCCACCAAGTCGCTCGCCGAGGAAAAGTTCGCTCAATTCCGGGAGGCGTACCGATCCCTCGGCATTGTCACGGCGATCTCCACGCGCGATCATCGGGAGTGGGACGCGGCGATTCTGTCGAAGGGTTTCGATATCGCGATCGTTGTTTATGAAAAACTTCAATCGCTCCTGGTGACCCGTCCGTGTCTGCTGGAGGAGGTCGGCGTGGTGATCCTCGACGAGTTGCAGATGATCGCGGACGAAGAGCGGGGCCCCACGATCGAGCTGCTGCTGACCAAGCTCCTTCACGCACGGGTCCGGCCGCAATTTCTGGGGCTCTCGGCGGTCCTCGGCGAGGGAGAGGCGCTGGCCCGCTGGCTTCAGGCCGATCTTTTAATCGAGGAGAAGCGGCCGGTTGAACTGCGGAAAGGAATTTTCTGCCGCGGGATTTTTTCCTATCGGGAACACAACAGCGGCAAAGAAGGAGAAGAGCTCTGGAAAGAAATGCGGGGGGAGGAAGAGATCGATCTGATGGTTCCCCTCGCCTCTTTTCTCGGCGGGGAGCGGGAAGAGTCGACCTTGCTCTTTCTCAAAGACAAGCCGACGGTGGAGAGAGTCGCCGTCAAAATCGGCGAGCAGGTCGGCCTTGCCCCCGCCGAGGAGGCGGTTGAGGAGCTACTGGCGTTGGAAGAGACCACGGCCCGCGACTTCCTCATCCGGCTCCTTCGAAAAGGGATCGGAATCCATCATGCCGATCTTCCCCTGGAGCAGCGGCAGGTGATCGAGCGCCACTTTCGGATGGGGGCGATCCGCATCCTCGCTTCGACAAGCACCTTGGCGATGGGGATCAACTGCCCGGCGAAAAATGTCCTGATCGAATCCCGCCAGTGGCATTACTTCCGGCGTTATCACGGGACCGACACCCGGCCGCTTCCCCGCTCCCTCCATGAGAACATGGCCGGCCGGGGAGGGCGTTACGGCTACATCGGCGATTTCGGCCGGGCGATCCTGGTGACCCATTCTTCGTTCAGAAAAAAAGTCTGGATGGATCAATATATCGCCGGGATGATCGAGCCGCTGGAACCGGCCCTCCGAATGGAGGAGATAGAAGAAATCCTCCTGAACCTGGTTGCCTCCGGCGAAGCGGCAACGTCAAAGGAGCTGGCGGGGTTTCTCAAGTCGACGTACACCGCTCAACGAAGGTGGGGAGAAAAAACGGACGGTCTCGAACCGCTGATCGAATCGGCCGTCGAGAAGTGCCAAAACCAGGGAGCCCTTCAAGCGGTCGGAGAGGATCGTGTTGTCGCGACCGAACAGGGGAAGATCACCGTGCTGAAAGGAATCCGGCTCGCGACCGCCGTTGAAATCAGCCGTTGGATAAAGGCAACCGATCCGAGCCGCCTGACCGAGATCGAGATACTCTACGCGCTCGCCCTCACCGAAGATGCAAAGCGGATCTACGTTCCCCTCCCCTACCGGGAGCGCCGGGCCAGGAATTACCCGACCCTCCTCCGGAAAGAAATTGCGCATCAACAGGAAGGGGGGAAGAGCATTTTTCAGCCACGCTCCGACGCCGTGCGGCCGAGCGAAGCGGAGGAAGCGCGCGCCGTCAAAAAAGCGCTGATTCTCCGGGAATGGATCACCTCCCGATCGACTGTCGAGATCGAACAGTCGTACGACATCCATGCCGGCGCGATTTCGCGGATCGGCGAGGCCTTCTCCCGGCTGGCGGAGGCGGCCTCGGCCCTTGCCCGGGAGATCGGCTGGACGCCGGAGACGGTCCGGAGCCTCTCCGAGCTTTCCGAGCGGCTCCTCCAAGGGGTGACCGCCCAAGGGCTGGCGTTGTCGCGAATACGCATCAGGGGGTTAAGTCGAACCGCCATCGCCCGTCTGGTCAGAGAGGGCTACGACAGTCCGGAGGCGCTCTTCTCGCTTCCGATCGAGATTCTGGAGAAATACCTATCGGAGCGGGTCGCCGCGGCCCTTTCTCTCAGCCCTCTGGAGAACGATCCCATTCAGCAGGAGATTCCGGATTTCCACCGGCAGAGGGATCACGCCCGCGAGCCGTCGCCGGGATACCCCCGCCGGTCCGAGGCTTCCCCCGTTTTGTCGATCGATTTGGATCAGCAGTTGATCACTTACAAGGAAATTCGGGTCGAGCTCTCCTCCTATCCCTTCAAGCTCCTGGCGGCCCTCGCCCGAACGCCGGGCCGGGTGGTCAACAAGGTCACCCTCTACGATGCGCTTTATGGAAGCGCGGAGAAAGAAGACGAAGATGACAGGCCGTATGAGCGCCAGCTCGCCGATCACAAGAGAAAAATTTTAGCCCAGATCCGGAAAGCGGTGGGAAACCAGAAGAAGCGGGTGATTCTCTCCGAAGAGATCGAGAATCTGATTGCGGTCCGCCGCGGGGTGGGGTATACCCTGAACCTAAACCATACGGAAGTGTCGATCCATAAAGAGGCAGCACTTCAATAA
- a CDS encoding EAL domain-containing protein, protein MTDKLQETILIVEDDETTAVLERRCLERAGYSILTAATAEEGEERVVQEEIDLVLLDYTLPKGMTGLDFYMNLKVKGQDLPVIMVTAFSDEATIIKALRAGVRDFVTKSTAYLDYLPEAVKRVLSDERTKKALARSEGELKRSASLILSTLEATADGVLVVDQDGKMIRFNRKFATMWRIPQQILDTKDNTKALKFVMTQLKDPERFLTKIKEVYANPLAESFDLLEFKDGRVFEQLSQPHLLDGEPVGRVWSFRDVTDWKRAEERLIELAHFDQLTGLPNRTLFQDRLRQALPQASRNGKLVALLFLDLDRFKLVNDSLGHTVGDLLLKEAAGRLTHCVRKSDTVARLGGDEFIVILTNITSVHDAAKVAQKILDDFSRPFGLQGPELFVTPSIGITLYPFDGDDIDLLLKNADTAMYRAKQMGRNNYQFYSAEMNTATIAQLTLESSLRYALKREEFLIHYQPQVDLKTGRIASVEALLRWQHPSLGLVSPQEFIPIAEETGLIVPIGEWVLRTACAQAAAWQKANLPLMHMVVNLSIRQFKQPQLIETVERILGETGLSARHLGLELTESMLMENEERTVATLTQLNKLGIQISIDDFGTGYSSLRYLKCFPIHILKIDQSFVREIETNATDAAIVTSIIALARNLGLRVVAEGVESAAQLKFLRANGCDGMQGYYFSKPLSSEALEKKLSAPWSMQLDQEG, encoded by the coding sequence ATGACCGACAAACTTCAAGAAACCATCCTCATCGTCGAAGACGACGAGACCACGGCGGTCCTCGAGCGCAGGTGCTTGGAGCGGGCCGGTTACAGCATCCTTACCGCCGCGACCGCTGAAGAGGGGGAGGAAAGGGTGGTACAGGAAGAGATCGATTTGGTTCTGCTCGATTATACCCTTCCGAAGGGAATGACCGGCCTCGATTTTTATATGAATCTAAAGGTGAAGGGACAAGATCTTCCTGTCATCATGGTGACGGCATTCAGCGATGAGGCGACCATTATCAAAGCGCTGCGGGCGGGCGTTCGTGATTTTGTGACGAAATCAACCGCATATCTCGATTATCTTCCGGAGGCGGTTAAGCGGGTGCTTTCCGACGAGCGAACGAAGAAGGCGCTGGCGCGATCCGAGGGTGAGCTCAAACGTTCGGCCTCCCTGATTTTGTCGACCCTGGAGGCGACGGCAGACGGCGTTTTGGTCGTCGATCAAGACGGGAAGATGATCCGCTTTAATCGGAAATTTGCAACGATGTGGCGGATTCCACAGCAGATCCTCGACACGAAGGACAACACGAAAGCTCTCAAATTCGTCATGACGCAGCTGAAGGACCCGGAGCGATTCCTTACCAAGATCAAAGAGGTCTATGCCAACCCTCTTGCCGAGAGTTTCGATCTGCTGGAGTTCAAGGATGGAAGGGTCTTTGAACAACTTTCGCAACCCCACCTTTTGGACGGGGAACCGGTCGGGCGGGTCTGGAGTTTCCGCGATGTAACCGACTGGAAGCGGGCGGAGGAGCGGCTGATCGAGCTGGCTCATTTCGACCAGCTGACCGGGCTTCCGAACCGGACGCTTTTCCAGGATCGACTACGCCAAGCGCTCCCTCAGGCAAGCCGCAACGGAAAGCTGGTCGCGCTCCTTTTTCTCGACTTGGATCGCTTTAAACTTGTCAACGATTCGCTCGGGCATACCGTCGGCGATCTGTTGCTGAAGGAGGCCGCCGGCCGGTTGACGCATTGCGTCCGGAAAAGCGATACCGTTGCCCGCCTCGGCGGCGATGAGTTTATCGTGATTCTGACCAATATCACCTCCGTTCATGATGCCGCCAAAGTGGCCCAGAAAATCCTCGATGATTTCTCGCGCCCCTTTGGGTTGCAGGGGCCGGAGCTTTTTGTCACACCGAGCATCGGAATCACCCTTTATCCGTTCGACGGCGACGACATTGATCTTTTGTTGAAGAATGCAGACACCGCCATGTACCGCGCCAAACAGATGGGCCGCAATAACTATCAATTCTACTCCGCCGAGATGAACACGGCGACGATCGCGCAGCTGACGCTGGAGAGCAGTCTCCGTTATGCATTGAAGCGGGAAGAGTTCCTCATTCACTATCAGCCCCAGGTCGATCTGAAGACCGGTCGGATTGCCAGCGTGGAGGCGCTTTTGCGTTGGCAACACCCTTCGTTGGGACTGGTGAGCCCACAAGAGTTTATTCCAATTGCGGAGGAGACGGGGCTGATCGTGCCGATCGGGGAGTGGGTGCTGCGCACCGCCTGCGCGCAGGCGGCCGCCTGGCAGAAGGCGAACCTCCCCTTGATGCACATGGTGGTCAACCTCTCGATCCGGCAGTTCAAACAGCCGCAACTCATCGAAACCGTTGAACGGATTCTAGGAGAGACAGGCCTCTCCGCGCGGCATCTTGGTTTGGAATTAACGGAGAGCATGCTGATGGAGAATGAAGAGAGAACGGTTGCCACATTAACCCAATTGAACAAGCTGGGGATTCAGATTTCGATCGATGATTTCGGCACCGGTTACTCCTCCCTTCGTTATCTGAAATGTTTTCCGATTCACATTCTGAAGATCGACCAATCCTTTGTTCGGGAGATTGAAACGAATGCCACCGACGCGGCGATTGTCACCTCCATCATCGCCCTCGCGCGGAACCTCGGCCTGAGGGTGGTCGCAGAGGGGGTTGAGAGCGCGGCGCAGCTAAAATTTTTACGCGCAAACGGGTGTGATGGAATGCAGGGGTATTACTTCAGCAAGCCGCTTTCCTCCGAAGCGCTTGAGAAAAAACTAAGCGCTCCATGGTCGATGCAATTGGATCAGGAGGGATAA
- a CDS encoding paraslipin — MSEGMIVVLVLAAVVIVVLAKTAVVVPQQSAYVVERLGKFSGTLDAGFHILLPFLDVIRYRHSLKEQALDIPEQLCITRDNVQVGVDGVLYLKVMNPERASYGVTDYTFAIIQLAQTTLRSEVGKIELDRTFEERSTINLAVVSELDKATEPWGIKVLRYEIKNITPPEDVLAAMEKQMRAEREKRAVILNSEGVRDSAINAAEGEKQQVIKASEANKQQQINEAEGEAAAILTVAEATAQGIRKIAEAIQSPGGYQAVQLRVAEQYINQFGNLAKEGNTLVVPATLSDVSAMIAMAMNIIRPGANPESPPAVSQR, encoded by the coding sequence ATGAGTGAAGGGATGATTGTTGTTCTGGTCCTCGCGGCGGTCGTGATCGTCGTCCTGGCAAAGACCGCGGTGGTCGTGCCGCAGCAGAGCGCCTACGTCGTCGAGCGGCTGGGAAAGTTCAGCGGGACACTCGACGCCGGTTTCCACATCCTCCTTCCTTTTCTCGATGTCATTCGATACCGCCATTCCCTCAAAGAGCAAGCGCTCGATATCCCGGAGCAGCTCTGTATCACCCGGGACAACGTCCAGGTCGGCGTGGACGGGGTGCTCTATCTCAAGGTGATGAATCCGGAGCGGGCCTCCTACGGCGTCACCGATTATACCTTTGCCATCATCCAGCTGGCGCAAACAACTCTCCGGAGCGAAGTCGGAAAAATTGAATTGGACCGGACCTTCGAGGAGCGAAGCACAATCAATCTGGCGGTCGTCAGCGAGCTCGACAAGGCGACGGAGCCATGGGGGATCAAGGTGCTCCGTTATGAGATCAAGAACATCACCCCACCCGAAGATGTCCTTGCCGCCATGGAAAAACAGATGCGGGCCGAGCGGGAGAAGCGGGCGGTGATCCTCAACTCCGAGGGGGTCCGCGATTCGGCCATCAATGCGGCCGAAGGGGAGAAGCAGCAGGTGATCAAGGCCTCGGAAGCGAACAAACAGCAGCAGATCAACGAGGCGGAAGGGGAAGCCGCCGCCATCCTCACCGTGGCCGAGGCGACCGCGCAGGGGATTCGCAAGATCGCCGAAGCGATCCAATCCCCCGGCGGCTACCAGGCGGTTCAGCTCCGGGTGGCCGAACAATACATCAACCAATTCGGAAATCTGGCCAAAGAGGGAAATACCCTCGTGGTCCCCGCCACGCTCAGCGACGTGAGCGCCATGATCGCGATGGCGATGAACATCATCCGCCCCGGCGCCAACCCGGAGTCGCCGCCTGCCGTGTCTCAACGATAA
- a CDS encoding NfeD family protein, giving the protein MMPWWGWLLLGLFFLLAEMMTPGGFYLIFFGASALIVGTLAAFKLTGPEWMEWLLFSLFSIVTLLFFRQPLLKRFQTADTGKEIDSLVGEVAVALDPIAVDAIGKVELRGAAWSARNVGETPVTKGQRCKVVQVEGLTLWVRSA; this is encoded by the coding sequence ATGATGCCTTGGTGGGGATGGCTGTTACTCGGCCTCTTCTTTTTGCTGGCGGAGATGATGACGCCGGGCGGATTTTATCTCATTTTCTTCGGCGCCAGCGCCCTGATCGTGGGGACGCTCGCAGCATTCAAACTCACCGGGCCCGAGTGGATGGAATGGCTGCTTTTCTCTCTGTTTTCGATCGTTACATTGTTGTTTTTCCGGCAGCCGCTGCTGAAAAGGTTTCAAACGGCCGATACGGGCAAAGAGATCGACAGTCTGGTCGGGGAGGTTGCCGTTGCTCTCGATCCGATTGCGGTCGATGCAATCGGGAAGGTTGAGCTGAGAGGGGCGGCCTGGAGCGCGCGGAATGTCGGAGAAACCCCGGTGACGAAAGGACAGCGATGCAAGGTCGTTCAGGTGGAAGGTTTGACCTTGTGGGTGCGGAGCGCCTGA
- a CDS encoding PilZ domain-containing protein produces the protein MEKRRHSRIPFFGKAKISTAVRPVEVMISNISLGGLLFHSKKDFELGKEMVIQIKGTHRGKEFEEKVTGRIVAVHRGSAGNSFGLQFGAYLDESRQPFLLASVTGSRKKGITSFLRDN, from the coding sequence ATGGAGAAGCGTCGGCATTCACGCATTCCTTTTTTCGGCAAAGCAAAGATCTCCACGGCCGTACGACCGGTCGAGGTCATGATCAGCAACATTAGCCTCGGCGGTCTCCTCTTTCATTCCAAAAAAGACTTTGAACTCGGCAAGGAGATGGTCATTCAGATCAAAGGAACCCATCGAGGAAAAGAGTTCGAGGAAAAGGTGACCGGGAGAATCGTGGCGGTTCACCGAGGCAGCGCCGGCAATTCCTTTGGGCTTCAATTCGGCGCTTATCTTGACGAGTCGCGTCAGCCGTTCCTCCTTGCTTCCGTGACGGGGAGCCGAAAAAAAGGAATCACCTCCTTTTTAAGGGATAACTGA